From one Planococcus citri chromosome 3, ihPlaCitr1.1, whole genome shotgun sequence genomic stretch:
- the LOC135840243 gene encoding uncharacterized protein LOC135840243 yields the protein MILRTVKSIWRKHDFLIICSFIVFGLTVYHRLDNINFYGLPKHIPCDSTPYVNNPKRFEGIVNRQANVPRIVHLLRFGQDVNCFTQGDLDAIVTILGNFEPEQIYVHTDDVKTMKNIINTIFVKEDVRNIIDVKFYPRPKHVFGLNISETFRHKHMIDFTKIKILRRYGGIFLNNDIHIVQDPSKFLQFEMTVVVRSTSDVDSPLELFDEVIIAHRDARFLEQWLKSYHLYDQNAESHVKRDVMKNLLKKNTMYVHILDNDISKQVVANSEEYHAMLSSRKRHFINIQSTDDSCLV from the exons ATGATTCTAAGAACTGTGAAATCGATTTGGAGAAAGCACGACTTCTTGATAATTTGTTCCTTTATCGTGTTCGGTTTAACTGTTTATCATAGATTAGacaacatcaatttttatgGTTTACCAAA aCATATCCCCTGCGATTCTACTCCATACGTGAATAATCCCAAAAGATTTGAAGGAATAGTGAATCGCCAAGCGAACGTGCCTCGCATAGTACACTTATTACGGTTTGGACAAGATGTTAATTGTTTCACGCAAGGAGATTTGGACGCTATTGTTACAATCTTGGGAAATTTCGAACCGGAGCAGATTTACGTCCATACCGATGATGTGAAAACCATGAAAAACATCATTAATACCATTTTCGTTAAAGAAGATGTGAGGAATATAATTGACGTAAAGTTTTACCCTCGGCCGAAACATGTGTTTGGTTTAAATATTAGCGAAACGTTTAGACACAAACATATGATTGATTtcactaaaataaaaatattaag acgtTACGGAGGCATATTTTTAAACAACGACATTCACATCGTACAAGATCcgagtaaatttttacaatttgaaatgaCTGTTGTGGTGCGTTCAACTTCAGATGTCGATAGTCCTTTAGAGCTATTCGATGAAGTTATAATTGCCCATAGAGACGCCAGATTTCTAGAGCAGTGGCTAAAATCGTACcatctatatgatcaaaatgccGAGAGCCATGTTAAAagagatgttatgaaaaatttgctcaagAAAAATACCATGTACGTTCACATATTAGATAATGACATTTCTAAACAAGTTGTTGCGAATAGCGAAGAATATCACGCAATGTTATCGTCAAGAAAACGTCATTTTATTAATATTCAAAGCACAGATGATAGCTGTTTAGTGTAG